One part of the Strix aluco isolate bStrAlu1 chromosome 27, bStrAlu1.hap1, whole genome shotgun sequence genome encodes these proteins:
- the LOC141915919 gene encoding sushi, nidogen and EGF-like domain-containing protein 1 yields the protein MKPSFVVLFLMLGTVVNVQPVQGASVLYPYGLDQGDHKNPKLDDGTSEKISLAVPFTFYSKEYQNLYVNNNGVISFDSQVREYTPDPFPLADGRPFVTPFWADVNNVEGGDVFYRETTDPTLLALITKNINRYFPDIPYTATWAFVATWDHVAYYGTVSNKGNTFQAALTTNTKRSFIILNYQDIQWTTGEASGGDPETGLGGTPAHAGFNSGDDKNFYNIPGSQTEAIINITQTSNVNVPGRWVFQVDEFKVTGVPTEAPKVADNNCWL from the exons ATGAAGCCCTCCTTCGTTGTCCTGTTCCTGATGTTag gaaCCGTGGTGAACGTCCAACCAGTGCAAGGAG CATCTGTGCTCTACCCCTACGGTCTGGACCAGGGGGACCATAAGAACCCCAAACTTGATGATGGGACTTCGGAGAAGATCTCCCTCGCCGTGCCCTTCACCTTCTACAGCAAAGAGTACCAAAACCTTTAC GTGAACAACAACGGCGTGATTTCCTTCGACAGCCAGGTCCGCGAATACACCCCCGACCCCTTCCCCCTGGCTGACGGACGCCCCTTCGTCACCCCGTTCTGGGCGGACGTCAACAATGTGGAGGGAGGGGATGTCTTCTACCGCGAGACCACCGACCCGACGCTGCTGGCGCTCATCACGAAGAACATCAACCGATACTTCCCCGACATTCCCTACACCGCCACGTGGGCTTTTGTGGCCACCTGGGACCACGTGGCCTACTACGGCACTGTCAGCAATAAG ggcaACACCTTCCAGGCCGCTCTGACCACCAACACCAAGAGGTCCTTCATCATCCTCAACTACCAGGACATCCAGTGGACTACGGGGGAGGCAAGCGGCGGGGACCCCGAAACAGGTCTCGGAGGCACCCCGGCCCAC GCCGGCTTCAACAGCGGAGATGACAAGAACTTCTACAACATCCCCGGCTCCCAGACTGAAGCCATCATCAACATCACCCAGACCTCCAACGTCAACGTGCCGGGGCGCTGGGTCTTCCAGGTGGATGAGTTCAAGGTGACGGGGGTCCCCACCGAGGCGCCCAAGGTCGCTGACAACAACTGCTGGTT GTAA